One Hordeum vulgare subsp. vulgare chromosome 4H, MorexV3_pseudomolecules_assembly, whole genome shotgun sequence DNA window includes the following coding sequences:
- the LOC123449593 gene encoding dirigent protein 1-like: MASSAALILLISSVLLATAAYIRREPGHADGSFVDTHLHFYMHDAYGGPRPTAALIVTGREPLPLLSDDSAAGPEATSSSSPRRFGDIAVMNNALTEGPERGSARVGTAQGFTVRVAEHGAVNDLSLHLVFEAGEYGGSSLAVKGRVDTGAVVRESIIVGGTGRFRFATGYALSRSYDYDITSGGIVEIDVYVQLRRV, from the coding sequence ATGGCTAGCTCGGCCGCCTTGATCCTTCTGATCTCATCGGTTCTGCTAGCCACAGCTGCGTATATCCGCCGTGAGCCAGGCCACGCGGACGGAAGCTTCGTCGACACACACCTCCACTTCTACATGCACGACGCCTACGGCGGCCCGCGCCCCACGGCCGCGCTCATCGTTACCGGAAGGGAGCCGCTCCCGCTACTCTCTGACGACAGCGCCGCCGGCCCGGAggcaacctcctcctcctccccgcggaggTTCGGCGACATCGCCGTGATGAACAACGCGCTCACGGAGGGGCCCGAGCGCGGCAGCGCACGGGTTGGCACGGCGCAGGGGTTCACCGTGCGCGTCGCGGAGCACGGCGCAGTGAATGACCTAAGCCTGCATCTGGTGTTCGAGGCCGGCGAGTACGGTGGAAGCTCGCTGGCGGTGAAGGGCAGGGTGGACACGGGCGCCGTGGTGCGCGAGTCCATAATCGTCGGCGGCACCGGCCGCTTCCGCTTCGCGACGGGCTACGCGCTGAGCAGGAGCTACGACTACGACATCACCAGCGGAGGAATCGTGGAGATCGACGTGTACGTACAGCTTCGACGTGTTTAA
- the LOC123449592 gene encoding flavonoid O-methyltransferase-like protein Os11g0303600, translated as MATQSPTMAVPTDAQLIQAQADLWRHSLCHLTAMALRCAVQLGIPTAIHRLGGTTSVSDLVTALSLPQSKMPYLGRVLRLLATSGALASPKEGTYSLVPLSYLLVDGVFIDGEASQKALLLSTTSRYNIEAALGLADWFKKDITPPPSPFEDVHGATLFEESMALLDPESDELFHEALAAHDHLGIGTILRECHDLFKGVQSLTDCCGGDGTTARAIVKAFPHIKCNVLDLPKVIEKVPSDGIVNYVAGDLFHAIPPAQVLMLKLVLHFWSDEDCINILAQCKKAIPSREMGGKVIVIDIVVGSSSKEMLETQLLVDMLMLVCTRGRQRDENDWSTIFTKAGFSGYKIVKKLGPRGVIEVYP; from the exons ATGGCAACTCAATCTCCAACCATGGCAGTCCCCACCGATGCCCAACTGATTCAGGCGCAGGCTGACCTATGGCGCCACAGCCTATGCCACCTCACGGCCATGGCACTCAGGTGCGCCGTCCAGCTCGGCATCCCTACTGCGATTCATCGACTCGGCGGCACAACATCAGTGTCCGATCTTGTCACTGCATTGTCCCTCCCACAATCTAAGATGCCATACCTTGGCCGTGTCTTACGGTTGTTGGCCACATCAGGCGCCTTAGCGTCCCCTAAGGAGGGGACCTACTCCCTCGTCCCACTATCATACCTCCTGGTGGATGGTGTATTCATTGATGGAGAGGCTAGTCAGAAGGCCCTTTTGCTTTCCACGACCTCAAGATATAACATAGAGGCGGCTTTAGGGCTAGCTGACTGGTTTAAGAAGGACATCACACCACCGCCATCACCATTTGAAGATGTTCATGGTGCCACACTCTTTGAGGAGAGTATGGCTCTCCTTGATCCAGAGTCAGACGAGTTATTCCATGAAGCTTTGGCTGCCCATGACCATTTGGGGATAGGCACTATATTGCGGGAATGCCATGACTTATTCAAGGGGGTCCAGTCACTCACCGACTGTTGTGGTGGTGATGGAACGACAGCTAGGGCCATTGTCAAGGCCTTCCCGCATATCAAGTGTAATGTGTTGGACCTTCCGAAGGTGATCGAGAAAGTTCCAAGTGATGGTATCGTTAACTATGTCGCTGGTGACCTATTCCATGCTATTCCACCTGCTCAAGTTCTCATGCTTAAG CTTGTTCTGCACTTCTGGAGTGATGAAGATTGCATCAATATTCTGGCTCAATGCAAGAAGGCCATTCCGTCCCGCGAAATGGGGGGAAAGGTTATTGTCATAGATATAGTAGTCGGTTCATCATCCAAAGAGATGTTAGAAACCCAACTATTAGTGGATATGCTCATGTTGGTATGTACAAGAGGACGTCAACGAGATGAAAATGACTGGAGCACAATCTTTACAAAAGCAGGATTTAGCGGCTATAAAATTGTCAAGAAACTGGGACCTCGAGGTGTCATCGAGGTCTATCCATAA